Proteins from one Candidatus Zixiibacteriota bacterium genomic window:
- a CDS encoding ABC transporter permease codes for MESSFLFRISFESLGIHKLRTFLTMLGVIIGVAAVVAMLSIGEGAKQEAMEQISILGINNVIINAKAPKTDGSSDVGLQRSPGLSLEDGDNISRFSELVKNVVPQRYEMIKKISYFSSEAAVRVVATIPLFIYSSSIEVEYGRFISDLDMQDFSQVCVLGSKAKRELFAFDDPIGQTVRIGDLDFMVIGVMADKYIGRGKVEGLELKNFNEDVYIPLTTAQKKIERSAPSMAEASIGYFVSITSETEQAYNTPEIDQLTITVTDLKFVPAVSKLVERILSRRHAGIDDYEIVVPESLLRQSQKTQQIFNIVMGAIAGLSLLVGGIGIMNIMLASVLERTREIGIRRAMGARRTDILRQFLIEAITICLLGCVIGIALGLVISKAIAFYAGWPTIVSIFSIILAIGVSTAVGVIFGSFPAHKASKLDVIEALRYE; via the coding sequence ATGGAATCGAGTTTTCTTTTCCGGATTTCTTTCGAATCTCTGGGCATCCACAAGTTGCGTACTTTCCTGACCATGCTGGGTGTTATTATCGGGGTTGCGGCGGTGGTAGCGATGCTGTCGATCGGGGAAGGGGCCAAACAGGAGGCGATGGAGCAGATTTCCATACTGGGGATCAATAATGTCATTATCAATGCCAAAGCTCCCAAGACTGATGGCAGCAGTGATGTGGGATTACAGCGTTCCCCCGGATTATCGCTTGAAGACGGCGATAATATTTCTCGATTTTCGGAACTGGTCAAGAATGTTGTGCCCCAGCGCTATGAAATGATAAAAAAAATATCGTATTTTTCCAGTGAAGCGGCGGTTCGGGTAGTAGCCACAATACCGCTGTTCATATATTCCTCATCCATCGAAGTCGAATACGGGCGGTTTATCAGCGATCTGGATATGCAGGATTTCAGCCAGGTCTGTGTGTTGGGATCCAAGGCCAAGCGGGAATTGTTCGCTTTCGACGATCCTATCGGTCAGACGGTTCGTATCGGCGACCTCGATTTTATGGTCATCGGTGTTATGGCTGACAAGTACATCGGCCGCGGAAAAGTCGAAGGCCTGGAATTGAAGAATTTCAACGAAGATGTCTATATTCCGCTGACCACCGCCCAGAAGAAAATAGAGCGGTCGGCGCCGAGTATGGCCGAGGCTTCCATAGGGTACTTTGTCAGTATTACCAGCGAGACCGAACAGGCCTACAATACACCCGAAATCGATCAGTTAACTATCACCGTGACAGACCTGAAATTCGTTCCGGCCGTGAGCAAATTGGTGGAGCGGATTTTAAGCCGCCGCCATGCCGGAATCGATGATTATGAAATCGTTGTTCCGGAGTCGCTCCTGCGCCAATCGCAAAAAACCCAGCAGATTTTTAATATCGTTATGGGTGCCATTGCCGGATTATCTCTTCTGGTGGGAGGGATCGGAATCATGAATATCATGCTTGCCTCGGTTCTGGAACGGACCCGTGAAATCGGTATCCGGCGGGCAATGGGAGCCCGGCGGACTGACATTCTGCGGCAATTTCTGATCGAAGCAATAACCATCTGTTTGCTGGGATGTGTCATCGGTATTGCGCTGGGACTGGTTATTTCGAAAGCGATTGCCTTTTATGCCGGTTGGCCGACGATTGTGTCGATTTTCTCCATAATCCTGGCCATCGGTGTTTCCACGGCAGTGGGTGTGATTTTCGGCAGTTTTCCGGCGCATAAAGCCTCCAAACTTGATGTTATCGAGGCCCTGCGCTATGAATAA
- a CDS encoding efflux RND transporter periplasmic adaptor subunit, whose amino-acid sequence MKKILYPVILAVIIIGGYMSVSAIFSTSTEIPTALVERGEFVISLNANGSVDAKRAFTITTPRIRGLQITWLAPEGSMVSKGNPVVKFDASEQLAELADYESSLKIAQTTLERTNQEFTIQEKQLTLELKKAERNYDEKKHDAPKLAEEAKIELDLAELNFKAKLDQIKSDVAKAELEVQRAQDRVDRAQKEVDQTQINAPLPGMIVYLDIWKGSSMSKVQEGDSPWPGQGLINIPDLSEMVVNAAVSEVDAAKVDSGQAVKIVLDAFPEIVYDGAVINKGTLARRKEPGSKINVFDVEIAINSQDKQIKPGMSASCRIIMDRLPDVVSAPLEAVFEKEGEILVYLDNKKKRKVEVGRRNDKVIEIISGLEGGERVCLVDPTLEEQGLPGDKATEPELNKGRQLNGGQTGTPPRGRTPRGR is encoded by the coding sequence ATGAAAAAAATACTATATCCGGTGATTCTGGCAGTCATAATAATTGGCGGCTACATGAGTGTCAGCGCCATTTTTTCCACATCCACGGAGATCCCAACGGCCCTGGTGGAACGCGGTGAATTTGTGATTTCGCTCAACGCCAACGGCAGTGTCGATGCCAAGCGGGCTTTTACCATAACCACGCCCCGAATTCGGGGATTGCAAATTACCTGGCTGGCTCCCGAGGGGTCGATGGTTTCAAAGGGCAATCCGGTGGTTAAATTCGATGCCTCGGAACAACTGGCCGAGCTGGCCGATTATGAATCGAGCCTTAAAATCGCCCAGACCACGCTGGAGCGAACCAACCAGGAATTTACCATTCAGGAAAAGCAACTGACCCTGGAATTGAAGAAAGCCGAGCGTAATTATGATGAAAAGAAACATGACGCTCCCAAGCTAGCCGAGGAGGCCAAAATTGAGCTTGATCTGGCCGAATTAAATTTCAAGGCGAAGCTCGACCAGATAAAGTCCGATGTTGCCAAAGCGGAGCTTGAAGTTCAGCGTGCCCAGGATCGGGTCGACCGAGCCCAAAAAGAGGTGGATCAAACTCAGATAAATGCCCCTCTTCCGGGTATGATTGTTTATCTGGATATCTGGAAGGGAAGTTCGATGAGCAAAGTCCAGGAGGGAGATTCACCGTGGCCCGGCCAGGGACTTATAAATATCCCGGATTTATCGGAAATGGTGGTCAATGCCGCTGTATCAGAGGTCGATGCGGCCAAAGTCGATTCGGGACAGGCTGTTAAAATCGTTCTCGATGCCTTTCCTGAAATAGTATATGACGGCGCCGTCATTAACAAAGGGACACTGGCGAGGCGCAAGGAGCCGGGATCGAAAATCAATGTATTCGATGTCGAAATCGCCATCAATTCTCAGGATAAGCAAATCAAGCCGGGGATGTCGGCTTCCTGCCGGATAATAATGGATCGTCTTCCTGATGTGGTCTCGGCGCCGTTGGAAGCAGTGTTTGAAAAAGAGGGGGAGATTCTGGTTTATCTCGATAACAAGAAGAAAAGAAAGGTCGAGGTCGGCAGGCGTAACGATAAGGTTATAGAAATCATATCCGGTCTTGAAGGCGGCGAACGGGTCTGCCTGGTCGATCCGACTCTGGAAGAGCAGGGACTTCCGGGAGATAAAGCCACCGAACCGGAACTTAATAAGGGACGGCAGCTGAACGGCGGCCAGACCGGGACACCTCCTCGGGGTCGCACCCCTCGGGGGAGATAG
- a CDS encoding fructose-bisphosphatase class II yields MDSSLRYNIADQRIVYNGRQDREPFTADQLVEFNQRHKAVLAFYDIILESCEITTLGGQVNYKSNLGALRNRQLRQSVILSAALPAMAVGIHGRASVKRYSEKELTSDIKNDLKRTNDRTAAQIMAEVLQLTTETFPPGEEILIESTITEGVRVKPGKEPGGNPTIAVGAVFGKKQHRMQYGLMMPRDVTLLSMGSDVVEGTTKSIMGTHSSMTALFVTESHVKRHLPDIYVQRWMSGAHFHEFNPRELNLVEAAEVIARSYGHSRIEDLSSFFLDRPRHYPAMEMLNAAGVATPFDKDGDLMPGMILGLDGVKFPDGRGLNSMIGEIGGSAEWAIGVLPLVWRGGQALGMLTSQSSLTNKNLSPDDQWKERFHFTEDEFIMIQDARFERKPYFTIFDIVEDPYAGGIGAFGAITDNYFIPFMKGVEIDRENNRIKVHVLVINSLGTVSLWQFVFKTKNSLEHTADLLKSPKEALIDLKGKELEKAIGRMLEDPVARKRFRIFFNNEYYPALIPVRDKMVLLHKAVRGLIERDALKERNLEIVETTERMAPEWFTNSD; encoded by the coding sequence ATGGATAGCAGTCTGAGATATAATATCGCTGATCAGCGGATTGTTTACAATGGCAGACAGGATCGGGAGCCCTTTACTGCCGACCAGCTGGTCGAATTCAACCAGCGACACAAAGCGGTTTTGGCCTTCTATGATATCATCCTGGAATCATGTGAAATAACTACTCTCGGCGGACAGGTGAATTATAAATCGAACCTGGGCGCCCTGAGAAACCGGCAATTACGTCAGTCGGTAATCCTTTCGGCGGCTCTTCCTGCCATGGCCGTCGGGATTCATGGACGGGCCAGCGTCAAGCGCTATTCGGAAAAGGAACTGACCTCGGATATAAAGAACGATCTCAAACGGACCAATGACCGCACTGCGGCTCAGATCATGGCCGAGGTTCTTCAACTGACAACCGAGACTTTCCCGCCCGGCGAGGAAATCCTGATAGAATCAACCATTACCGAGGGTGTTCGGGTAAAACCGGGCAAAGAACCCGGCGGCAATCCAACCATTGCCGTCGGCGCGGTTTTCGGGAAAAAGCAGCATCGCATGCAGTACGGTCTGATGATGCCGCGCGATGTCACTTTATTATCGATGGGGTCGGATGTTGTCGAGGGAACGACCAAATCAATTATGGGGACACATTCCAGTATGACCGCTCTCTTTGTCACCGAATCCCATGTCAAACGTCATTTGCCCGATATTTATGTTCAGCGCTGGATGAGCGGCGCTCATTTTCATGAATTCAACCCCCGCGAATTAAATCTGGTCGAGGCGGCCGAGGTTATTGCCCGGTCGTATGGCCATTCCCGGATTGAGGATTTAAGTTCTTTCTTTCTTGATCGACCGCGCCATTATCCGGCAATGGAGATGCTCAATGCGGCCGGAGTGGCAACTCCATTCGATAAAGATGGTGATCTTATGCCCGGGATGATTCTCGGTCTGGATGGCGTCAAGTTTCCCGATGGCCGCGGCCTGAATTCCATGATTGGGGAAATCGGCGGCTCGGCCGAATGGGCTATTGGGGTTCTACCGCTGGTTTGGCGAGGTGGACAGGCGCTTGGGATGCTGACCAGCCAATCATCGCTGACTAATAAAAATCTCTCACCCGATGATCAGTGGAAAGAACGGTTCCATTTCACCGAAGATGAATTTATTATGATTCAGGATGCCCGCTTCGAAAGAAAACCCTACTTTACCATCTTCGATATTGTCGAGGATCCATATGCCGGCGGGATAGGCGCTTTCGGCGCCATTACTGACAACTATTTCATCCCCTTCATGAAAGGGGTCGAAATTGACCGCGAAAATAATCGTATCAAAGTCCATGTTTTGGTTATCAATTCGTTGGGCACTGTGTCGCTATGGCAGTTTGTATTTAAAACCAAAAACAGTCTGGAACATACGGCCGATCTATTAAAGAGCCCCAAAGAAGCACTGATTGATCTGAAAGGCAAGGAACTCGAGAAGGCTATTGGTCGGATGCTGGAAGACCCGGTGGCGCGCAAAAGATTCCGAATCTTTTTCAATAACGAATATTATCCGGCCCTGATTCCCGTCCGGGATAAAATGGTTCTCCTGCATAAAGCCGTCCGGGGACTGATCGAACGGGATGCGCTCAAGGAAAGAAATCTCGAAATTGTCGAGACCACCGAGCGGATGGCCCCGGAATGGTTTACCAATTCCGATTGA
- a CDS encoding TldD/PmbA family protein translates to MNNKEILELAHWVIAQAKKAGADDTAVNLTKQRSIEIGFRDRKLEELTESTQNSLSLDIYSGGKYSSHSTNDLRRGELEKFINEAVSMTKYLNEDPFRTLPDPKYYTGQENIDLKLMDAEYEKIESNQRVDIAREIEDTALGQSDRIISVNSGYSDGHFMTAKVHSNGFEGWREESSYSAGVSVTIHDDGDGRPQDYEWVVVRFLRDLPPPSKLGEKAVERSLEKIGQTKMPSGVYDMVVENRAASRLLGNLGDPLRGRSLQQKSSFLEGKLGSKIASEKFTVIDDPLIIGGLGSRLFDGEGMATRRRLIIDHGILKEYFIDTYYGKKLGMEPTIGSPTNVVFEYGDKSAEEIIKDIKKGIYVTSFIGGNSNSTTGDFSTGIIGMYIEDGKIIKPVNEMNISGNQIDFWNQLVEVGNDPYIYSSMRRPTLHFRDVQFSGI, encoded by the coding sequence ATGAATAATAAAGAAATACTTGAGCTGGCCCACTGGGTGATCGCGCAGGCCAAAAAAGCCGGGGCCGACGATACGGCGGTCAATCTGACCAAACAAAGATCAATTGAAATCGGTTTCCGTGACCGAAAACTTGAAGAATTGACCGAATCGACCCAGAACTCACTGAGTCTGGATATTTATTCCGGGGGGAAATATTCAAGTCATTCCACCAACGACTTAAGACGCGGGGAACTGGAAAAATTTATCAATGAAGCGGTCTCGATGACCAAATATCTCAATGAAGATCCATTTCGGACTTTGCCTGATCCCAAATATTATACGGGGCAGGAGAATATTGATCTGAAGCTGATGGATGCCGAATATGAGAAGATTGAATCCAATCAGAGGGTGGATATCGCCCGGGAAATCGAGGATACCGCTCTTGGTCAAAGCGACCGGATAATATCGGTTAATTCGGGTTACAGCGACGGGCATTTCATGACCGCCAAGGTACACAGCAACGGTTTTGAAGGATGGCGGGAGGAAAGCTCTTATTCGGCCGGGGTTTCGGTTACGATTCATGATGATGGCGATGGCCGTCCCCAGGATTATGAATGGGTTGTGGTCAGATTTTTAAGGGATCTGCCGCCGCCGAGTAAACTTGGAGAAAAGGCCGTAGAAAGATCACTGGAAAAAATAGGCCAGACTAAAATGCCATCCGGGGTTTATGATATGGTCGTGGAAAACCGGGCGGCGAGTCGATTGCTGGGCAATCTTGGTGATCCTCTTCGCGGCCGTTCTCTGCAACAAAAAAGCTCCTTTCTTGAGGGTAAGCTGGGGAGTAAAATCGCTTCAGAGAAATTCACCGTGATTGACGATCCCCTTATAATCGGCGGTTTAGGATCCCGTCTGTTCGATGGCGAAGGTATGGCCACCAGACGGAGGCTGATTATAGACCACGGGATTTTAAAAGAGTATTTTATTGATACTTACTATGGCAAGAAGCTGGGTATGGAGCCGACTATCGGATCGCCCACCAATGTGGTTTTCGAATATGGCGATAAATCCGCGGAAGAAATTATCAAGGATATCAAGAAGGGCATTTATGTCACCTCTTTCATAGGTGGCAATTCGAACTCAACTACAGGAGATTTTTCGACCGGGATAATCGGGATGTATATCGAAGACGGAAAAATTATCAAACCGGTCAATGAAATGAATATTTCAGGCAACCAGATCGATTTCTGGAATCAACTGGTCGAGGTTGGTAACGATCCGTATATTTATTCTTCCATGCGTCGGCCGACCCTGCATTTTCGGGATGTTCAATTCAGCGGCATTTAG
- a CDS encoding TldD/PmbA family protein, giving the protein MTRRKFIETGAKGIALASIPLVFRANPLAAFTGPDEVTGGLSDYYGHFGVDEAIIRKVMGAALERGGDYCDIFFQHTISNDIGLEDNIVNRAYSSIDYGVGIRVIEGDQTGYSFTEEITPEAMIKAAKTAANIANESKNIPPVSMKLRESADYYPIKTRWEDVIIDRKIPYLRKINDLVLAKDSRIIKSRIWFSDEASYILVATSDGVIAYDYQPMTMLYATCNAEENGNREQSGYSLGGRYGIEHFTEENIGRLADMAVKRTVGLFKAIKPAAGEMEVVLAPGSSGILLHEAIGHGMEADFNRKEISIFSDKIDKPVAENFVTIIDNGTNLNTRGSINIDDEGNPSQLTYLVKDGILRSYLHDRISSRHYGVKPTGNGRRQSFRYPPIPRMRNTYMANGPHSREEIIKSVKKGLYAESFTNGEVRIGPGDFTFYVKSGYMIENGELTYPVKDINIIGNGPDVLKKIVMVADDLKLDEGGWTCGKNGQMVPVSQGLPTVKVSSITVGGVNA; this is encoded by the coding sequence ATGACGCGAAGGAAATTTATCGAAACAGGTGCCAAAGGAATCGCCTTGGCCAGCATCCCGCTGGTTTTCCGAGCCAATCCATTGGCGGCCTTCACCGGGCCGGATGAAGTCACGGGCGGCTTGAGTGACTACTACGGGCACTTTGGAGTTGATGAAGCGATAATCCGCAAGGTTATGGGGGCGGCTCTGGAGCGAGGCGGCGATTACTGCGATATCTTCTTTCAACACACCATCAGTAACGATATCGGCCTTGAGGATAACATTGTCAACCGAGCCTATTCCAGTATTGATTACGGGGTCGGTATTAGGGTGATCGAGGGCGATCAAACCGGATATTCATTTACTGAGGAAATAACCCCTGAGGCAATGATCAAGGCCGCCAAAACCGCTGCCAATATTGCCAACGAATCGAAGAATATCCCCCCGGTTTCAATGAAGTTGCGGGAAAGCGCCGATTATTATCCGATCAAAACCCGCTGGGAAGATGTTATCATTGACCGCAAGATACCCTATTTGAGGAAAATCAATGATCTGGTACTGGCCAAAGACAGCCGCATAATCAAATCCCGGATCTGGTTTTCCGATGAGGCATCATATATCCTGGTGGCCACCTCCGATGGCGTAATCGCCTATGATTATCAGCCGATGACGATGCTTTATGCGACGTGTAATGCCGAGGAAAATGGTAATCGGGAACAAAGTGGTTACAGCCTTGGCGGGCGTTATGGGATTGAGCATTTTACTGAAGAAAATATAGGGCGTTTGGCCGATATGGCGGTCAAGCGAACGGTTGGACTTTTTAAGGCCATAAAACCGGCAGCGGGGGAGATGGAAGTGGTTCTTGCCCCCGGAAGTTCGGGAATCCTGCTCCATGAGGCCATCGGCCACGGCATGGAAGCGGATTTCAACCGCAAGGAGATTTCGATTTTCTCCGATAAAATCGACAAGCCGGTGGCCGAAAACTTTGTCACCATTATCGACAACGGTACCAATCTCAATACTCGCGGGTCAATCAATATCGATGACGAGGGTAATCCTTCACAACTAACCTATCTGGTGAAAGACGGAATCCTGCGGAGTTATCTTCATGACCGCATTTCCTCACGCCATTATGGAGTTAAGCCGACCGGCAACGGACGCCGGCAGTCATTTCGCTATCCGCCCATTCCACGGATGCGCAACACTTATATGGCCAACGGACCGCATAGCCGTGAAGAAATTATTAAAAGCGTTAAGAAAGGGCTTTATGCCGAATCTTTTACCAATGGCGAGGTTCGGATCGGTCCCGGTGATTTTACATTCTATGTAAAATCCGGCTACATGATTGAAAATGGCGAATTAACCTACCCGGTCAAGGATATCAATATCATTGGTAATGGCCCGGACGTCTTGAAAAAAATCGTTATGGTGGCCGATGACCTGAAACTTGACGAAGGAGGCTGGACCTGCGGCAAAAACGGTCAGATGGTGCCGGTTTCACAAGGACTTCCGACGGTCAAGGTCTCATCCATAACAGTCGGAGGAGTCAATGCCTGA
- a CDS encoding Gfo/Idh/MocA family oxidoreductase — MPKNFALTGVSGYIAPRHLKAIKDTGNVLVAAVDPHDSAGIIDSYFEGVRFFTEFERFDRHIEMLRRKGDQSRIHYVSICSPNYLHDAHARFALRIGADAICEKPLVLNPWNIDALQELEIEHKQKIFTILQLRVHPSIVALKKKLDENPPASKRDICLTYFTSRGPWYLASWKGQLERSGGLATNIGIHFFDMLIWLFGTVEHSEVHVSTPQKTGGFIELERARVQWFLSIDKNDLPQGIQAGGQRTFRSITIDGEEIEFSGGFTDLHTMVYQETLAGRGFGLDDARPSIELVHAIRNATPLGLSDNSHPFMKTLNKR; from the coding sequence ATGCCTAAAAATTTCGCCCTGACCGGTGTCTCCGGATATATTGCCCCGCGTCATCTGAAAGCCATCAAGGATACGGGCAATGTCCTGGTGGCCGCCGTTGACCCCCATGATTCGGCCGGTATAATCGATTCGTATTTTGAGGGCGTCCGCTTCTTTACCGAATTCGAACGATTCGATCGTCATATCGAAATGCTTCGTCGCAAGGGGGATCAATCCCGAATACATTATGTCAGTATCTGTTCACCAAATTATCTTCATGATGCTCATGCCCGCTTCGCTCTTCGGATCGGCGCTGATGCCATCTGTGAAAAGCCCCTGGTACTGAACCCGTGGAATATAGATGCCCTGCAGGAATTGGAGATTGAGCATAAACAGAAAATATTCACCATCCTCCAGTTGCGGGTTCATCCCTCGATTGTGGCGCTCAAGAAAAAACTCGATGAAAATCCGCCCGCCTCCAAAAGGGATATTTGCCTGACCTACTTCACCTCCCGGGGCCCCTGGTATCTGGCTTCATGGAAAGGTCAGCTGGAACGATCCGGCGGGTTGGCCACCAATATTGGCATCCACTTTTTCGATATGCTTATCTGGTTGTTCGGCACCGTGGAGCACAGCGAAGTCCATGTATCCACCCCGCAAAAAACGGGCGGTTTTATCGAATTGGAGCGAGCCAGGGTACAATGGTTTCTTTCTATCGATAAAAACGATCTCCCGCAAGGAATCCAGGCCGGGGGACAGCGGACTTTCCGCTCCATTACCATCGATGGCGAAGAAATCGAATTCTCCGGCGGATTTACCGATCTGCATACCATGGTATATCAGGAAACCCTGGCCGGTCGGGGTTTCGGTCTGGATGATGCCCGGCCGTCAATCGAGCTTGTTCACGCTATTCGCAATGCCACGCCGCTCGGGCTTTCCGATAATTCTCACCCGTTTATGAAAACTCTTAACAAAAGGTAA
- a CDS encoding DUF2892 domain-containing protein, which translates to MTLEGSIRLLAGTLVLISVAMGYYISPYWFILTAFVGLNLVQSSITGFCPAEMVFSRLFFNEKK; encoded by the coding sequence ATGACTTTGGAAGGCAGTATCAGACTTCTGGCCGGAACGCTGGTGCTAATCTCGGTAGCAATGGGATATTATATTTCTCCCTATTGGTTTATATTGACCGCCTTTGTCGGACTCAACCTGGTACAATCGTCCATTACCGGATTTTGTCCGGCCGAGATGGTGTTTTCCAGGTTGTTTTTCAACGAGAAAAAGTAA
- a CDS encoding outer membrane lipoprotein-sorting protein: protein MMKLHHIILTLMVLFLTWTVKSAAQDNAEDLMKKAHLVMFYSGDDGLTDVTMKIVNSGGKERVREFTMLRKDLVEGGKQDYYTYFRQPHDVSRLSFMVHKIPDASDNRWLYVPAVDLIKRISADDKNSSFVGSDFTYEDVSGRHWTEDNHKLLREDTYNGRAVHVVESIPKEAYKGFSRKITFIDKEYLLPVLEEYYDKKDELERVFTAGNITAIDGIMTPTLRKMENVKKGQYSTVEFNNIKYNVGIEEDIFSERYLKNPPRQFIK, encoded by the coding sequence ATGATGAAACTGCATCATATTATTCTGACTCTGATGGTTCTATTCCTGACCTGGACGGTTAAATCTGCGGCTCAGGACAATGCTGAAGATTTGATGAAAAAGGCTCACCTGGTGATGTTCTATTCCGGTGATGATGGCCTGACCGATGTCACCATGAAGATCGTCAATTCCGGGGGCAAGGAACGCGTTCGGGAATTTACCATGCTTCGCAAAGACCTGGTTGAAGGCGGGAAGCAGGATTACTATACATATTTTCGCCAGCCCCATGATGTCTCCCGTTTATCATTCATGGTTCATAAAATCCCCGATGCCTCGGATAATCGCTGGTTGTATGTTCCGGCGGTCGATCTGATCAAACGTATTTCAGCCGATGATAAAAACTCCAGTTTTGTCGGCTCCGATTTCACTTATGAGGATGTTTCCGGGCGGCACTGGACCGAGGATAATCATAAGCTTCTCCGCGAGGATACTTATAACGGCCGGGCCGTTCATGTGGTAGAATCGATTCCCAAAGAAGCTTATAAAGGTTTCTCCAGGAAAATTACTTTTATCGATAAAGAATATTTGCTTCCGGTCCTGGAGGAATATTACGACAAGAAGGATGAACTGGAACGTGTTTTTACAGCCGGGAATATCACCGCGATCGACGGTATTATGACTCCGACCTTGCGGAAGATGGAAAATGTCAAAAAAGGCCAGTATTCTACGGTGGAATTCAATAATATCAAGTACAACGTCGGAATCGAGGAAGACATTTTCAGCGAACGTTATCTTAAGAATCCGCCGCGCCAGTTTATCAAGTAG